One stretch of Segatella copri DNA includes these proteins:
- a CDS encoding vitamin B12 dependent-methionine synthase activation domain-containing protein produces MRRIVYNISEIEPYINWLYFYHAWGLSGKPREEKEKMKAEALDMLHSWEGEYHTYAVFGLFEANSEGDDIWLEGQKVRFPMLRQQHPAAQGEPNLCLADFIRPLGCGITDRLGIFCTTVDGGLEKKYRSDDYLNMMAQTLCDRLAEATAEKLHEEVRRSIWGYAPDEQLSIEDQHLERYQGIRPAIGYPSLPDTSANFIIDQLIDMSQVGIRLTTSGMMTPHASVSGLMFAHPKSRYFELGRIGDDQLRDYAQRRGVPVQAMKTYLQSSLIKK; encoded by the coding sequence ATGCGAAGAATAGTATACAATATAAGCGAAATTGAGCCATATATCAACTGGCTATATTTCTATCATGCCTGGGGATTGAGCGGCAAACCTCGAGAGGAAAAGGAAAAAATGAAGGCTGAGGCGCTCGATATGCTCCATTCATGGGAAGGCGAATATCATACCTATGCCGTCTTCGGACTCTTCGAGGCGAACAGCGAGGGGGATGATATCTGGCTGGAAGGGCAGAAAGTACGCTTCCCGATGCTCCGTCAGCAGCATCCGGCGGCTCAGGGAGAACCCAATCTCTGTCTGGCTGATTTCATCCGCCCTCTGGGCTGCGGAATAACAGACCGGCTGGGTATCTTCTGCACGACGGTAGATGGCGGTCTGGAGAAGAAATATCGCTCGGACGACTACCTCAATATGATGGCACAGACACTCTGCGACCGGTTGGCTGAAGCCACGGCAGAGAAGTTGCACGAAGAGGTGAGACGCAGCATCTGGGGCTATGCTCCCGACGAGCAGCTGAGTATCGAAGACCAGCATCTGGAGCGCTATCAGGGCATCCGTCCGGCTATCGGATATCCTTCGCTGCCCGATACCAGTGCCAACTTCATCATCGACCAGCTCATCGATATGAGTCAGGTGGGCATCCGGCTCACCACAAGCGGTATGATGACGCCTCATGCCAGTGTTTCGGGGCTGATGTTTGCACATCCCAAGTCGCGGTATTTCGAACTGGGACGGATAGGAGACGACCAGCTTCGCGACTATGCACAGCGCAGAGGAGTGCCCGTGCAGGCAATGAAAACGTATCTTCAATCAAGTTTGATCAAGAAATGA
- a CDS encoding lysophospholipid acyltransferase family protein: protein MKYLYRLYQLVICLPILLVASVLTSLTTVLGCMLGNGHFWGYYPGKYWSWLWVRILLLPVKVEGREHLKKNQSYVFVANHQGAFDIFLIYGFLGRNFKWMMKKGLRKVPLIGIACEYAHHIFVDKSGPSKIRASYDRAREVLKEGMSLVVFPEGARSFTGHMGVFRRGAFMLADELQLPVCPLTINGSFDVKPRMKDIYWAFWHPLKLTIHEPIEPIGKGADNIKNQMNKSYEAIMNGLDKKYQGFVENPDQ, encoded by the coding sequence ATGAAGTACTTATATCGTCTGTATCAACTTGTAATATGCTTGCCTATCCTGTTGGTAGCTAGTGTTTTAACCAGTTTAACTACTGTTTTGGGATGCATGCTGGGTAATGGGCATTTCTGGGGCTATTATCCTGGTAAGTATTGGTCCTGGCTTTGGGTCCGCATCCTCCTTCTGCCTGTAAAAGTAGAGGGACGTGAGCATCTCAAGAAGAACCAGAGTTATGTTTTCGTGGCCAATCATCAGGGCGCTTTCGATATCTTCCTGATTTACGGCTTCCTGGGCAGAAACTTCAAGTGGATGATGAAGAAGGGCTTGCGCAAAGTGCCTCTCATCGGTATTGCCTGTGAGTATGCGCACCACATCTTTGTAGACAAGAGCGGACCTTCGAAGATCCGTGCTTCTTATGACCGTGCTCGCGAGGTGCTCAAAGAGGGCATGTCGCTGGTGGTATTCCCAGAGGGTGCCCGTTCGTTTACGGGGCACATGGGCGTGTTCCGCCGCGGCGCTTTCATGCTTGCCGATGAACTGCAGTTGCCGGTATGTCCGCTTACCATTAATGGCAGTTTTGATGTGAAGCCTCGCATGAAGGACATCTACTGGGCTTTCTGGCATCCTCTGAAGCTCACCATTCATGAGCCTATCGAGCCGATTGGCAAGGGAGCTGACAATATCAAGAACCAGATGAATAAGAGCTATGAGGCGATCATGAACGGACTTGACAAGAAATATCAGGGTTTTGTAGAGAATCCGGACCAATAA
- a CDS encoding metallophosphoesterase, protein MIARILIPVVVFTLLPYLWIYKRYGKLRLKSLWQRVLFWLPAFVVIAYSAYITMQPNFLPRNPVLIDIWFVMMAVCAVPQFVFSLFSVFGWCCMRLLHGHRNWGKLLGLVVGAVAFICFIYGFTEGFPKMQVKRITIYVPNLPKSFEGYRIVQFSDIHLGSYYGWRGHLPQRDIDSINAEKPDLICFTGDLQNVTPDELPKYQALLSSLKARDGVMSVLGNHDYTYYMDVDDEQEIAALEKRMQDFQRSCGWRLLMNEHVEVHRGADSIYVAGTENYDKPKRTNVRKALYGIRPGSFVLMLQHIPKQWRETWPSTINKEKDEDGDVIGPDRKDSLVVAPQLTLSGHTHAGQISILGLRPLMFTPYDYGLFEEEGCQLYTTSGLGGTVPIRIGATAEIVVITLKRK, encoded by the coding sequence ATGATAGCAAGAATATTGATACCCGTAGTGGTATTCACCCTGTTGCCGTATCTGTGGATATATAAAAGGTATGGCAAGTTACGGCTGAAGAGTCTCTGGCAGCGGGTGCTCTTCTGGTTGCCGGCTTTCGTGGTTATCGCCTACAGCGCGTATATCACGATGCAGCCCAACTTCCTGCCACGCAATCCGGTGCTCATCGACATCTGGTTTGTGATGATGGCAGTATGTGCGGTTCCGCAGTTTGTCTTCAGCCTGTTCAGTGTCTTCGGTTGGTGCTGTATGCGGCTCCTTCACGGACATCGCAACTGGGGTAAGCTCCTCGGACTGGTAGTGGGAGCGGTGGCGTTCATCTGCTTTATCTACGGATTTACCGAAGGATTTCCTAAGATGCAGGTCAAGCGTATCACCATCTATGTACCCAATCTGCCGAAGTCTTTCGAGGGCTATCGCATCGTTCAGTTCAGCGACATCCATCTCGGGTCATACTATGGCTGGCGTGGTCATCTGCCTCAGCGCGATATCGACAGTATTAATGCCGAAAAACCTGATCTGATTTGCTTTACGGGTGATTTACAGAATGTTACACCCGATGAACTGCCTAAGTATCAGGCGCTGCTCAGCAGTCTGAAAGCCAGAGACGGCGTGATGAGTGTGCTGGGCAATCACGATTACACCTATTATATGGATGTAGATGATGAGCAGGAGATAGCTGCATTAGAGAAGCGGATGCAGGACTTCCAGCGGAGTTGCGGATGGCGCCTGCTGATGAATGAACATGTGGAGGTGCATAGAGGCGCTGACAGCATCTATGTAGCTGGTACAGAGAACTATGACAAACCAAAGCGCACCAACGTAAGGAAGGCGCTGTATGGCATCAGACCGGGCTCTTTCGTGCTGATGCTGCAGCATATTCCGAAGCAATGGCGCGAGACCTGGCCTTCTACTATTAATAAGGAGAAGGATGAGGATGGCGATGTGATAGGACCTGACAGGAAGGATTCGCTGGTCGTAGCACCGCAGCTTACGCTGAGCGGTCATACGCATGCGGGGCAGATCAGTATCCTGGGCTTGCGTCCGTTGATGTTTACTCCTTATGATTACGGCCTCTTCGAAGAGGAGGGTTGCCAGCTCTATACCACATCGGGGCTGGGCGGTACCGTTCCAATCCGCATAGGGGCTACGGCAGAAATCGTGGTCATCACACTGAAGAGAAAATAA
- a CDS encoding DUF4369 domain-containing protein: MNRIFYAFIALMALASCANSYDISGTSNVSTLDGRMLYLKILENNDFKNVDSCDVVHGQFHFQGSVDSMKMANIFMDDDPVLPLVLESGSITVKLDDTQQVVSGTPMNDKLFGFFKKYQQIQNQLRELVHKHDQAIMNGSDMVAVNKHLNEESIRLSEQEDKLITSFVTDNFNNVLGPGVFFLVTMGNQYPMLSPWIEDIMSKATDYFKNDPYVKDYYKKAQENQEIMNGTRDAQSGMQPEMEAAPQVNPDAAPAPTANELAAPTIPEKQEGQE, from the coding sequence ATGAATAGAATATTTTACGCATTCATTGCCTTGATGGCACTTGCATCTTGTGCCAACAGTTACGATATCTCGGGTACTTCTAACGTAAGTACTCTGGACGGACGCATGCTGTACCTTAAGATACTGGAAAACAACGATTTCAAGAACGTGGATTCTTGCGATGTAGTGCACGGACAGTTCCATTTTCAGGGTTCTGTCGACTCTATGAAGATGGCGAATATCTTCATGGATGATGACCCTGTGCTGCCGTTGGTGCTGGAGAGTGGAAGCATTACGGTGAAGCTCGATGATACACAGCAGGTGGTAAGCGGTACTCCTATGAACGATAAACTCTTCGGATTCTTCAAGAAATACCAGCAGATTCAGAATCAGTTGCGCGAACTGGTACACAAGCACGACCAGGCTATCATGAACGGTAGCGATATGGTGGCTGTCAACAAGCATCTGAACGAGGAATCCATCCGCCTCTCTGAGCAGGAAGACAAGCTCATCACTTCGTTTGTTACCGACAACTTCAACAATGTGCTGGGACCGGGCGTCTTCTTCCTCGTTACGATGGGCAACCAGTATCCGATGCTCTCTCCTTGGATTGAGGATATCATGAGCAAGGCTACCGACTATTTCAAGAATGATCCTTATGTAAAGGACTATTATAAGAAAGCTCAAGAAAATCAGGAGATTATGAACGGTACACGAGATGCTCAGAGCGGCATGCAGCCAGAGATGGAGGCGGCTCCACAGGTAAATCCTGATGCGGCTCCGGCACCTACAGCCAACGAACTGGCTGCGCCTACGATTCCTGAAAAACAGGAAGGTCAGGAGTAG
- a CDS encoding polyprenol monophosphomannose synthase encodes MSDSIVIIPTYNEKENIEKIIRAVFGLEKQFDILVIDDGSPDGTAAIVKGLMANEFAGRLHILERSGKLGLGTAYIMGFKWSLKQGYDFIFEMDADFSHDPNDLPRLYAATHDEGYDVAVGSRYISGVNVVNWPIGRVLMSYFASKYVRIVTGFKVNDTTAGFVCYRRKVLETIDLDAIRFKGYAFQIEMKYTAHRIGFKIKEVPVIFVNRREGVSKMSGGIFGEAFFGVMRLRLDGWFKKYPKKD; translated from the coding sequence ATGAGTGATAGCATAGTAATCATTCCTACATATAATGAGAAGGAAAACATCGAGAAAATCATCCGTGCTGTCTTCGGTCTCGAAAAGCAGTTTGATATCCTCGTTATCGATGACGGAAGTCCTGACGGTACAGCTGCCATTGTTAAGGGCTTGATGGCTAATGAGTTTGCCGGTCGTCTGCATATCCTGGAGCGTTCGGGTAAGCTCGGTTTGGGTACAGCCTATATCATGGGCTTCAAATGGTCATTGAAGCAGGGCTATGACTTCATCTTCGAGATGGATGCCGACTTCAGTCATGATCCTAATGATTTGCCTCGTCTCTATGCGGCAACTCACGATGAGGGGTATGATGTGGCTGTAGGTTCAAGATATATTTCGGGTGTGAACGTGGTCAACTGGCCTATCGGGCGCGTATTGATGAGCTATTTCGCTTCTAAATACGTACGTATCGTAACCGGATTTAAGGTGAATGATACCACAGCTGGATTCGTCTGCTACCGACGTAAGGTGTTGGAAACCATAGATTTGGATGCTATCCGCTTCAAGGGCTATGCTTTCCAGATAGAGATGAAATATACGGCTCATCGAATAGGTTTCAAGATCAAGGAGGTGCCTGTCATCTTTGTTAACCGTCGTGAAGGTGTGAGCAAGATGAGTGGTGGCATCTTCGGTGAGGCTTTCTTTGGCGTGATGCGACTGCGCCTGGATGGCTGGTTCAAGAAATATCCGAAGAAGGATTAA
- a CDS encoding dihydroorotase has protein sequence MKLIKNGTIINEGRSFVGDLLLDGEFIKEIYEGEAPRGNYDEVIDASGCFVLPGVIDDHVHFREPGLTQKADIESESRAAAFGGVTSYFEMPNTVPQTTTLEAWLAKRQLGAEKSHVNYSFFFGATNDNVNDFEQLDTHRVPGIKLFMGSSTGNMLVDKYEALQAIFKKAKELDLPVMTHCEDTEIINRNMQLAKQKWGEDPAVEHHPEIRSEEACYESSRLAVQLAKESGAHLHIAHVTTAKELEFFGKDENITGEAVVAHLMFSDKDYAVKGARIKCNPAVKTAADREALRKALSNDKITVVGTDHAPHQLKDKQGGCAKAASGMPMVQFSLVSMLKLVDEKVISIERLVELMCHNPARLFHISQRGFLRPGYKADVVVVRKGEPWKVTEEVIQSKCKWSPVEGDEFAWKVEQTFCNGRLIYDKGVFDAASRGEELEFRNNS, from the coding sequence ATGAAATTAATCAAGAATGGAACCATTATAAATGAGGGTCGCTCTTTTGTGGGTGACCTCTTGTTGGATGGTGAATTTATCAAGGAGATATATGAAGGCGAGGCACCCCGTGGCAATTACGATGAAGTCATCGATGCCTCGGGGTGTTTTGTTTTGCCGGGTGTGATTGATGATCATGTTCACTTTCGTGAGCCGGGACTTACGCAGAAGGCTGACATCGAGAGCGAAAGCCGTGCAGCTGCCTTTGGTGGTGTGACCAGTTATTTTGAGATGCCTAATACGGTGCCTCAGACTACCACTCTGGAGGCTTGGCTGGCAAAGCGGCAGCTGGGCGCTGAGAAGAGTCATGTGAACTACAGTTTCTTCTTTGGTGCTACCAATGATAATGTAAATGATTTTGAACAGCTCGATACGCATCGTGTACCGGGCATCAAGCTCTTTATGGGCTCCAGTACGGGTAATATGCTGGTGGATAAATATGAGGCACTGCAGGCTATCTTCAAGAAGGCGAAAGAGCTGGATTTGCCGGTGATGACCCACTGTGAGGATACCGAAATCATCAACCGCAACATGCAGCTGGCTAAGCAGAAATGGGGTGAGGACCCTGCCGTAGAACATCATCCGGAAATACGCAGCGAGGAGGCTTGCTATGAAAGCAGCCGTCTGGCAGTGCAGCTGGCTAAGGAAAGCGGGGCGCATCTCCATATCGCTCACGTTACTACGGCTAAGGAACTGGAGTTCTTCGGTAAGGATGAAAATATTACAGGAGAGGCTGTTGTGGCTCATCTCATGTTCTCGGATAAAGATTACGCTGTGAAGGGCGCACGCATCAAATGCAACCCTGCAGTAAAGACCGCTGCTGACCGCGAAGCTTTGCGTAAGGCACTGAGTAATGACAAGATAACTGTAGTAGGAACCGATCACGCTCCTCATCAGTTGAAGGATAAACAGGGCGGTTGTGCCAAGGCTGCATCAGGTATGCCAATGGTACAGTTCTCATTGGTAAGCATGCTGAAACTTGTTGACGAAAAGGTAATCAGTATCGAGCGCCTGGTTGAACTGATGTGCCATAATCCAGCCCGTCTGTTCCATATCAGTCAGCGCGGTTTCCTGCGTCCGGGTTATAAGGCAGATGTCGTTGTGGTGCGCAAGGGAGAGCCTTGGAAGGTGACCGAAGAGGTGATTCAGAGCAAGTGTAAATGGAGCCCTGTAGAGGGTGACGAGTTTGCATGGAAAGTGGAACAGACTTTCTGTAACGGTCGTCTGATCTACGACAAAGGCGTGTTTGATGCCGCCAGCAGAGGAGAGGAACTGGAGTTCAGAAACAATTCCTGA
- the mfd gene encoding transcription-repair coupling factor encodes MEIQKIEKTYGRSPQADALFDLMGKKSVHSIFLQGLLCSSAPMFFASLQGKKRRSVLFVLDDADEAGYFYHDLTQMMGQEKVFFFPSSYRRAVKYGQRDAANEILRTEVLARLSSGGHFLVVTYPDALAELVVAKQNLDERIMKLAVGQQIAQTDVVHTLRDFELKETDYVYEPGQFAVRGSILDVYSYSCEYPFRIDFFGDEIDTIRTFDVETQLSQVKRTEIEIVPELAHIESNKQCFLNFLSESTPVVAKDLSFVCDRIGQIYTEGFSSQSLTEQLEGATEVEAERIRHDMKTELNLVSPLDFKKAVAAHLRIEFGKVAPSESSAVIPFNIAPQPLFHKNFNLLCQTLEDFLLQGYTLYILADSQKQQQRLKDIFESEELKRYAIRFTPVDKTLHEGFTDHDKKCCFFTDHQIFDRFHKYNLRSDKARAGKMALTMKELQEMEVGDFIVHVDFGIGKFGGLVRVPTGNSYQEMIRIVYTNNDKVDVSIHSLYKISKYRRSDTGTPPRLSTLGTGAWDKLKDKAKKRIKDIARDLIKLYAQRRREKGFAFSADNYLQHTLEASFLYEDTPDQNKATQEVKKDMESGRPMDRLVCGDVGFGKTEVAIRAAFKAACDSKQVAVLVPTTVLAFQHYQTFKKRLEGMPVRVDYLSRARTTKETREVLDALKGGKIDILIGTHKLISKTVKWHDLGLLVIDEEQKFGVSTKEKLRQLKVNVDTLTMSATPIPRTLQFSLMGARDMSIMRTPPPNRYPIHTELVTFSSEVICDAINFEMSRNGQVYFVCDRISKLPELKMLIEKHIPDCRVAIGHGQMKPEDLEKIIMGFINYDYDVLLSTTIVENGIDISNANTIIVSDAHHFGLSDLHQMRGRVGRSNKKAFCYLMAPPKSALTPEARRRLEALETFSELGSGFNLAMQDLDIRGAGNLLGSEQSGFMEDLGYETYQKILSQAVTELKNEEFCDLYQEKMDEGAQLTGDDFVDDCGIESDLEMYFPQTYVPGDSERMLLYRELDRLESDDEVEAYRKRMIDRFGPVPHEADELMHVVGLRRVGKKLGCEKIILKQGYMQMQFVSNVNSPFYRSQMFNRILAYVTSHIQDCVLKEKFNKRMLRINDVKTVGQAVNLLNQISQIDLGNEK; translated from the coding sequence ATGGAAATCCAAAAGATAGAAAAAACATACGGGCGTTCGCCACAGGCGGATGCCCTCTTTGATTTGATGGGGAAGAAGTCGGTTCATTCCATTTTTCTCCAGGGTTTGCTGTGCTCTTCGGCTCCGATGTTCTTTGCTTCTCTGCAGGGGAAGAAGAGGCGTTCGGTACTCTTCGTGCTGGATGATGCCGATGAAGCAGGCTATTTTTATCACGATCTCACTCAGATGATGGGGCAGGAGAAGGTCTTCTTCTTTCCTTCCAGCTATCGGCGTGCCGTGAAATACGGGCAGCGTGATGCAGCGAACGAAATCCTACGTACAGAGGTGCTGGCGCGCCTCTCTTCGGGAGGACATTTCCTGGTAGTCACTTATCCCGATGCACTGGCAGAACTCGTTGTGGCTAAGCAGAATCTGGATGAACGGATAATGAAACTGGCTGTAGGCCAGCAGATTGCCCAGACCGATGTAGTTCATACCCTGCGCGATTTCGAACTCAAAGAAACCGATTATGTTTATGAACCGGGCCAGTTTGCCGTGCGTGGAAGCATCCTCGATGTCTATTCCTACAGCTGCGAATATCCGTTCCGTATCGACTTCTTCGGCGATGAGATTGACACCATCCGTACCTTTGATGTAGAGACCCAGCTCTCGCAGGTGAAGCGCACAGAGATAGAAATCGTGCCCGAACTCGCCCATATCGAGAGCAACAAGCAGTGTTTCCTCAATTTCCTCTCCGAAAGTACGCCAGTCGTGGCGAAAGACCTTTCTTTCGTTTGCGACCGCATCGGTCAGATCTATACTGAAGGCTTCTCATCGCAGAGCCTTACCGAGCAGCTGGAGGGAGCTACTGAGGTAGAGGCAGAGCGCATCAGACATGACATGAAGACCGAGCTCAACCTCGTTTCTCCGCTCGATTTCAAGAAGGCAGTAGCGGCTCATCTCCGCATCGAGTTCGGCAAGGTCGCTCCGTCAGAGAGTTCGGCAGTGATACCTTTCAATATCGCTCCACAGCCTCTTTTCCATAAGAATTTCAATTTGCTTTGCCAGACTCTGGAGGATTTCCTGCTCCAGGGTTACACCTTATATATATTGGCAGATAGCCAGAAGCAGCAACAGCGCCTGAAGGATATCTTTGAAAGCGAAGAGCTGAAGCGCTACGCCATCCGTTTTACACCGGTAGACAAGACGCTTCATGAAGGCTTTACTGACCATGACAAGAAGTGCTGTTTCTTTACCGATCATCAGATTTTTGACCGTTTTCATAAATATAACCTGCGCTCAGATAAAGCGAGAGCCGGCAAGATGGCACTCACCATGAAGGAACTGCAGGAGATGGAAGTGGGAGATTTTATCGTGCATGTAGACTTCGGTATCGGCAAGTTCGGCGGTCTGGTTAGGGTTCCTACGGGCAACAGCTATCAGGAAATGATCCGCATCGTCTATACGAACAATGACAAGGTGGATGTTTCTATCCACTCGCTTTATAAAATCAGCAAATATCGCCGCAGCGATACCGGTACTCCGCCTCGCCTGTCTACACTGGGTACAGGTGCCTGGGATAAACTCAAGGACAAGGCTAAGAAGCGAATCAAGGACATTGCGCGCGACCTCATCAAACTCTATGCCCAGCGCCGACGGGAGAAGGGATTCGCCTTCAGTGCCGACAATTATCTGCAGCATACGCTGGAGGCTTCCTTCCTGTATGAAGATACGCCAGACCAGAATAAGGCTACTCAGGAGGTAAAGAAGGATATGGAGAGCGGCAGACCGATGGACCGTCTGGTTTGTGGCGATGTGGGCTTCGGCAAGACTGAGGTTGCCATCCGTGCAGCCTTCAAGGCAGCGTGCGACAGCAAGCAGGTTGCGGTGCTGGTGCCTACTACCGTTCTGGCTTTCCAGCACTATCAGACTTTCAAAAAGCGTCTGGAAGGCATGCCTGTAAGGGTAGACTATCTCAGTAGAGCCCGTACAACGAAGGAAACCAGAGAGGTGCTTGACGCCCTGAAAGGGGGTAAGATTGATATCCTCATAGGTACGCATAAGCTGATATCAAAGACCGTGAAATGGCATGACCTGGGACTGCTCGTCATCGATGAAGAGCAGAAGTTCGGTGTGTCTACCAAAGAGAAACTCCGTCAGCTCAAGGTAAATGTCGATACACTCACGATGAGTGCCACTCCGATTCCGCGAACCCTCCAGTTCTCTCTGATGGGCGCCCGGGATATGAGTATCATGCGCACTCCGCCACCTAACCGTTATCCGATTCATACCGAACTGGTAACGTTTAGTAGTGAAGTTATCTGCGATGCCATCAATTTCGAGATGAGCCGAAACGGACAGGTTTATTTCGTATGCGACAGAATATCCAAGCTTCCGGAGCTCAAGATGCTCATCGAGAAGCATATCCCAGACTGTAGGGTAGCAATCGGTCACGGACAGATGAAGCCTGAGGATTTGGAGAAAATCATCATGGGCTTTATCAATTACGATTATGATGTACTGCTTTCTACCACTATTGTAGAGAATGGTATCGACATTTCCAATGCCAATACGATTATCGTGAGCGATGCTCATCACTTCGGATTGAGTGACCTGCATCAGATGCGTGGACGCGTAGGAAGAAGCAACAAGAAGGCTTTCTGCTATCTGATGGCGCCACCTAAGAGTGCACTTACTCCTGAGGCGCGTCGCCGTCTGGAGGCGCTGGAGACGTTCAGCGAACTGGGTAGCGGCTTCAATCTCGCCATGCAGGACCTGGATATCCGCGGTGCGGGTAATCTGCTGGGCTCTGAGCAGAGCGGTTTTATGGAAGATCTGGGTTATGAAACCTACCAGAAGATTCTCTCTCAGGCTGTCACAGAGTTGAAGAACGAGGAGTTCTGTGATCTTTATCAGGAGAAGATGGATGAAGGTGCCCAGCTTACGGGTGATGATTTCGTTGACGATTGTGGCATAGAGAGCGATCTGGAGATGTATTTCCCTCAGACTTATGTGCCTGGTGACAGTGAGCGCATGCTTCTTTATCGTGAACTGGACCGCCTGGAGAGCGATGATGAAGTAGAAGCTTACCGCAAGCGTATGATAGACCGTTTTGGTCCTGTGCCTCATGAAGCAGACGAACTGATGCATGTGGTAGGTCTGCGTAGGGTAGGCAAGAAGCTAGGTTGCGAGAAGATTATTCTCAAGCAGGGCTATATGCAGATGCAGTTTGTAAGCAATGTAAACAGTCCGTTCTACAGAAGTCAGATGTTTAACCGCATACTCGCTTACGTTACCAGTCATATTCAAGATTGTGTTCTGAAGGAAAAATTCAACAAGCGAATGCTTCGCATCAATGATGTGAAGACAGTAGGGCAGGCTGTAAACCTGCTGAATCAGATATCGCAGATAGATTTAGGTAATGAAAAGTAA